From Falco naumanni isolate bFalNau1 chromosome 4, bFalNau1.pat, whole genome shotgun sequence:
ctcctggaGCTGGAGTACCAGACCGAGTTCTTCTTTGACAGGCTCGTGCACAGCCTGCGAACGTCCCACTCAGCCACCAGCCGGGCCAGGCCAGCCCCAGTCCCCAAAGCAAAGAGCTGAGGGACCCAGGGTGGCTGGGGGACAGTTTTGCAGCCCCTCTGGGGTCCGCAGCCCAGTTTTACAGCCTGTTCAGGGGCCAGTGTCCCATATTGCAGCCTCCTTGGGGTCTGGGGGTGGTTTTGCAGCCTCCTTGGGGTCTGGGGGGTGGTTTTGCAGCCTCTTTAGGGTCCCGGGGGCCGATGGCCCTGCAGTGATGGTGGCAGGAGCAGAGTTGTCCTGTAGTGCTAATAAAGGTGGTGGCAATGGGTCACCCCAGTGCTGGGGATTGTCACAAATCTCACTAAAACCCTTCTGGGAGAACTGAAGATGCGCCCTGCTGTCTGCACGCCCCCACGGGGGCTGAAATCGAAGCCAGACCCCGGGGAGCACTGGCGTTGCTGCAGGTGGTTTCGCACCCCTGCAGCCGTCACCCTGTGGGtgcctcttccccttcctgcccccctTGGGGGTGGTCCGTGCTCCCCTTTCACACGTGATGTGGGGCCTCCTCTGCTGCCGGTGTGGAGTGCAGCAGCATCGTATCACTTCGGCAGAGGGatgggggtgaggggcagccctggggggctgctgctgctgctggtggtccTCTCTTCGGCTGGGCTAGGTGAGCACCAGGGCGGTGGGTTGGGGGTGACTGGCAGGGTCTTGGTATTGCTGGCTGACAAGGgatggggctgctggggggggctgggacGTGCGGGGGACCCCCAGCCCTTTCCCTCTTGATGGAGCAGCCGATGGGTGGCAGCTGGACACCGGGACAGGCTGTCCTTTCCCCTGCAgcgcagggctggctgcagccatcGGTTATTGGGGGACACGAAGCCAAACCCCACTCCAGGCCCTACATCGTGTCCATCCAGTTCGGGGGGGTTCATGCCTGCGGGGGTGCGCTGCTGCACAAGCGGTGGGTGCTGACGGCCGCCCACTGCTTCCCTCAGCCGTGAGTCTGGAGTGGCCGCATCCTGCCTGGTGCGGCGGGGTGTCTGGGTGGGGTACACACGGCCAGCACTGGGCTGTGGCTGGCACTGGGCTCCCACCGACACTGGCTCTCACCGTGGGGCAGGATGAGGGCCAGCGGCACggtggtggtggggctgcacaggctgcaggagctgggggtggaCACGCAGACCTTCCCCATCCGGATGGCCTGTCCCCACCCTGGCTATGACCGACAGACAATGGAGAACgaccttctccttctccaggtGGGGCTTGCACCGGCCGCAGGGCAGGGTTTGccatggggctggagcagcgAGACCCTTGGCAATGCCACGAGGGCAGCCGGTGAGGGGGGCAGGTGGGGTCTGTGCCATGCCGGTGCTGAGTGACATTTCCTCTTGTCACCTCCAAGCGCTTTCGCAGCTTGGTGAcatcccccagctcctgcaggtgctgtgctggcttGGTGTCCCCCCTCAGCCACCCCCCCATGGCAGCAGGGTGCtacctgccagccccagccgtGGCAGGGGGTCTAATGCTGCCCACCACCctgtctgcagctggaggggaaggtggCACTGAGCAGGACACGGCGGGTCATCGGGCTGTTGGGCCAGGAGCCGGTGGTGGGGGCAGCCTGCAGCTTGGCAGGCTGGGGGcgccgggggcgccgggggctCTCGCCCacgctgcaggagctggaggtcACGGTGCTGGACGCGCAGATGTGCAACAACAGCCGCTTCTGGGACGGCGGCATCGGCCCCACCATGATCTGTTTCCAGGGGCACCGTCggggctcagcaccctccaaggtgaggaggagctgggtggGGGGCAAAGGGCTTTGCAAGGGGGGCAACCGGCTGCAAAGCTCTGCCCACCCTGAGCCACCGTTCCTGGGTGTGGGGGACCCCAGGGAGGATGCTCACCCCGAGCAGAGAGGCAAGATGCCCCACCAAGCATCGGGGTGGGGGTGGTCCCCGGCCCCTCGCTGGGGTCCACACCCCACTGTCACCCCCACCCAGGGTGACTCTGGTGGCCCCTTGGTGTGCGGGAAGCGGGCGGCGGTGGCCGGCGTGTTGTCCTTCACCAGCCAGGACCTCACCGACCCTTTCAAGCCACCGGTTGCCACCTCGGCCGTGAAGCACAAGAAATGGATCCGGAAAACgctgcgggggggctgcggctcCCCCCAGGCCCCAGCGCGTGGGACAGACAGACCACCCCTTCCTATTTACACAGGTTGGCTTTTAATTCTTAATACTGTCCAGAGTCCCAGTCAAATAACATCCTTGGTACACACATACAGcaatgggggaggggggcacggCAAAACCCGCAGGATTGTCCGCGCAGGAGGGGGCACACATGGAGTGGTGGCGGTGGCGGGCGGGAGTGGGGGGCACTGCTGGCTCTCCTGGTCATGCACATGGTCATGGCACGCAGGAGTGGGGACACGTGCTGCCCCCAGGGACTTTGTCCCCATGACCCTGGTACACGTCCCTGGGGACGTCGTGTGTGTCCCCACAGCCCTAGTGTCTTCCTGGCCTCCGTGCGTACTCCCATGGCCCTGGTGCAACCCCCCAGAGCCCCTCGCTacgctcccccagccccctgggtGTGCCCCTGTGTCCCCTGCGCATGTCTCCATAGCCCCACgtctgtccctgcagccccaccatGGCACTGGGATGTGGGGGGGCCCACAGGTCACCCCATTGCAAGCTGTAGGGTGGGAGATACCCAAGGGGTCAGGGAGCACCTGGACCAGGGggtccctctgcagcctgccccatccctggggctgAGACCCTTCCTGCACACCCCATCCCGGCCCCAGGGccggctggcagcaggagcGGGGGTGTCCCCCGTGCTTTGGGGCCGGGAGCCCCCGTGCTCGTGGGCGCAGTCCAGTCCTGGGTGGACTCGTGTCCACGGCCTGTGGGGACACGCCGGGATCCTGGCTGCGAGCCGGGATGGGGCTCTTCCACCCCAGGGGTGGGAGGCTGAGGGGGCTGCAGATGGGAGTGAGGGGCCCCAGACCCTTCCCTGAGGGTTGGGCACCCTGGTGCCGGCTCAGCACCCCGTCCCCTCCCAACACAGCGCCCTAGCCTGGTGACACGACCCTGTGAGCAGCCCCCTGACCCGAGCCCGCTGGGACTCCTGCCGCCTGGCTCCTCCCGATGCCACCTTGAACCTCTGCAAGCACTATGGCTGCAGGTTGCCCATTAGCAATCAGCTGCGCACCTTAATTaggcacctccagcagcacagctggggagtCCTGACCCCTGTCTCCCCATGGCCACGTGCTCTCCCCCCCACAAAGCCTCTCCCTGCGTGGATCCAGCCGTGCgttcccttcccccccccccccccccccccccccccccccccccccccgttaaTAAATGAGCTGTGATTGCTGGCAGAGCCGGGTGTTGGTGCTGCAACGAGCTGAAGCATGCGGCGGAGACCTGGCGTCGGGGCGCAGCATCTTCCCGGTGTGCAGGATTAGGCCCTGGTTCAGCCTCTGCCCAAGGCAGATGAGCAGGATGGGGGGACATGGGAACACGGCCCCCACCTGGGCTTGTCCCGGGATGTCCATCAACAGGAGGAGGTGGCTACCGAGACCCCAGGTTGGGGCATCAGCCCTGGCCCCAGTGCCCAGCGTgtccccccagctctgcccagtcCTCTGCACTGGGAACTGCAATGCTCCGGCACAGCAAgaccccagctggggcaggcagcgggtTGGGGTGACTCGCCAGTCCCCCGCTGTCCCACATCGctgtccccccccagcacagTCCTGGCTAGCTCCCGCGGGGCAAGGGGTGTCACGGGACCCTTGCCAGCGTTTACTCTGCGGCAGCTGCTCAAGCTTGGATTTTCTCCACCGCCTTGTCGGCCACCACTGTCactgccatggggctggggacGTAGTTGAAGGGGGTGACGCGGGCAGCTCTGCTCGGGGAGCCATGTCGGCTGGCGGGGAAGGTCCCAGCGGGCGCCTCGTGGCCGAAGGAGATGGGCAAGGCGGCCTTGGTGGGGGCCAGAGCTTCACCATCGCAGGTGGCACGGCTGTGTGGGGGCCCCTCGCGTGTCTCCAGTGTGGGAGAAGTGCTGGAGTTGGTCTTGGTGGTAGAGAAGTCCTCGGTCTGCACCACGGCATCGCTGGtcttcctggggctgggggtgctggggttCTCCTCCTCACTGGCACCTGCCAGCGGCAGGGCGGAGGAGGGCAGCGTGCTCTTAAGGATGTGGGGGATGTCTTCATCCCGAATCCTCCGCCAAGTGCCCTTCATCACCACCACCGGTGGCTTTGCCGGCTGCCCGCCAGCTACTGCCTCAGTCTGCCGACGCTGTGCCGACGCCTCGGAGTGGGCAGAGAGGACGGAGGAAGGGCTGCCCGTCCTCCGTGCCACGCTGATGTTGGGCGAGGATGAGTACCTCTTGAAGGGCTCGGGCATGGGGATGCTGGTCTTCACCGGCAGCCGGGATGGGCTCTCGGAGCTGGTCCTCCGCGGTGGCTTGACCCCAGTGGGGACtttgctgccaggctgggctctggGGACGAGGGGCCGCGGGCTAGGGGACCCCGGCTTGGCCGCCTTCAGCTCCTCACAGCgggaggagcagaggaagaCGGCTGGGAGGACAGCACGGCTGCGCTGCGGGGAGGCACGGCGAGGCAGCGAGGCGTCCGGCTGCGCCATGGAGAGCTCGGTGCGGTGCcgcagcagcaggctggaggatTCTTTGATGAAGGTGAGCTGGCGCAAGAAGCCGGAGCGGTCCGAGTCGCTCCCGCTGGAACGGGTAGATGACATCCGCACCAGGTTGAGCCGGCTGCCCCCTGGACCTCCCGGCCCCCCACCCCGTGCCTTGCCACCAtctgcctgctcctccagcactggcatggccccccggcccggcagcACCTTCCTGCTGGGCTTCTGCATGAAGGGGATGCGGACGGGTGACTTCTGTGTCTTGGACTGCTTGGGGGCTGGGGACTTGGGGGCCGGCACTTTGGCTGGGGCTCCCTGTGGGGACGACGAGCCGCCCCCCTTGCCTGCGGCTGGGGGACCCTGCTTGGTGAGCTGGGAGGGTGACGGCAGCTTCTTAGGAGCGTGCTGGGAGGGGGTGGAGGTGCGGGAGGAGCCTGAGGAGGGGGGTCTCTTGCCGATGCGGGCGGGCGGCGTGGTGCTCCTCTTGGGCAGTGCCAAGTCACTGGTTTCGGGGGGCTTGCCCAGCCGGTGCAGGCTCCGCGAGCGCTGCTGGCTCAGAGAGAGGTTCTTGGCTGGTGGTGCCTCGGGCTTCGCCATGGGGCTTTTCTTCGGGGTGGCCCGCGGGCTGGGGGTGTCCTTGGCCAGGCTGGGCATGTAGATGACGGTCCTGCCACGGAAGACCACAGGCAGGTTGGGGACTGGCttggtgggtgctgggctgcgCTCTACCCTGGTGCCACCGCGGCCGGTGGGACGGGCACCCGGCGCGTCCTTCTTCTCTGGGCGGCTCTTGCTGTGCTCCCTCCTCGCCGCATCCCGGCTGGCCGCGCTGCCGGCCCGTttcttctcctgcctgcccagggagagctgcagggTGGACCCGACCGAGAGCCCTGACATGAAGGAGAGGATGGAGTCGGACTCGGAGGAAGGCTCCCGCgagagggaggcagcagcctggtGCAGCCAGGTGACGATGGAGTTGGCACCCTCCTGGATGGCTTGCCACTCCACACTGTCCAGGTCCGAGCCCTGGTCAGAGCCGACGTCCTCAGCAGGGCGatgcctcccctcccccttccgCTCCCTCCCGCCAGTGCCCAGCGGCTTCTGCTTGCGCTCCACCATCCTCCGGCGAGCTGAGGGCCGCCGGCGCTTGGGCATGGCAGAGCCAATGCACTTCTGCAGCAGGTCATCCTCCGAATtgaggctgggggagctgggggagccCCCCTGGGCCTGCCCGGCTGCTGTGGCTGACCACAGCCGGGGGGCTTTGACACAGGGCTGGCCCCGCTCCTCTCCGTCAGAGAGGTTGGCATCACTCAGGGAGCTCATGGAGGAGCTGAGAGAGTAGCATGGTGGTGTCTCGTCAGCGATGAGGTTGTTCTGTGGCTTCACCTTGGCCGGCTGGGGACCGGGCTCAGGCTCCCTCCGGGGAAtggagctgccccagcgctcCTGCCTGGGCGCCCGGCCAGGCTGGGacacctccctgcccacctcAGGCAGCTCGTCCGAGTCCTGCTCGTAGAAGCAGTACACAGCTTCCTCCGTTGGCGTGGTGTGGCACAGCGACTGGAAGGCCACCCCATCCTCCTGGGGAGCATCCTTCCTCCCGGGGGGACCACTGctcctccccacctccagctCCAGGCTGGCTCCGCTCTTCGGCAGGTTCTGGCCCCACTTGCCCTCCCCACCTTGCCCACGGCTCGATCCGGCTTTTCCCTTGCAGGCTGAGCTCAGCCGGGCGGGTGCGGAGCTGCCGGAGGCGGCTCTCCTGGCCGTGacggtgctggtgctgcccacCTCGCGGTGCCCCTCGGGCAGGACCCCCGCCGGGtgccctgtccccaggctgcGGGGGCGCTCAGCCTCCTCGGCAGCCGGGTAGCGCAGGGTCTCATCGCTCAGTGAGGCGGCGCTGGAGAAGTTGACGGGGGTCCCGTCGGCTGAGTCGGTAAAGGAGTCATCGTCCTTGAAGAGGTCGCGGGCGGTGGCGCGCAGGTGCTTGGGGACGCTGGGGTGCGTGTGGGCTGGCACCAGCATGTAGACAGGGACGTGCACCGGCTTCTTCGTCTGGGGGTGCAGGACCTGGCCAGAGAGCAGGGAGGTTTTCACCTTGCGGAAGCGGGAGGGCATGGCGGAGCTGATGCACTCCTTCAGGATCTCGATGTCGTCATCAGATGGGGGCTCGGGGCGCTCGGCTCGCCTCCGGCCCCCCTCCAGGTACCGCTCCTCCCGCCGCTCCTCCCGCTTCTCATGAGCCACAAAATTCAGGTTGTTCTTCTCCGGGAAGGTGGGCATCAGCTTGAGCTCCACGTCCTTCTGCACATAGTGCTCGTGGAGGGGCAGGGCGCTCAAGCTGGAGGCACAGGAGAAGTTCTCGTTGGGTTTCTCCACTGTGAAATAGACCATGGAGTCCAGGTCCTGGGGCAGCTGGAAGCGTTCCTTGAAGTCGGTGATCTCCATGAACTTCTTGACGTTATTCTCCCACTGGATGTTGAACTGGCTGGTCTCCTTCTCCGGTTGGCAGCCCAGCTCGAACAGGGGCGTTTTGCTGCGGCTGGGCGGCATTGTCTGCCCAGGGCTGTCAGGCAGCTCGCTGGGACTGATGGTACCGCTGATCATCTCACTGCAAGGGTCGCTCTGGATGGAGCTGGCGATGGAGGGGCTCTcaaagctgcccagggagctgacGGAGCTGCAGCGGCTCATCACCAGTGGCGTCTCCTGGATGTAGTTCTCCGAGGAGCTGGAGGGCGTGAGGTCCTCCTGGCGCGATGGTGATGACTCGCGCAGGAAGATCTTGTCGCGCTTCGGGAAGGGGATGGTGATGGGCTGGGAAATCCCCACCAGTGTGACCGGATCTGCAtcccctgccttctccttctcctgcctcccATCCTCACCTTCCACATCGCCTTCCTCCATCTCCAGGATCTCCAGGGAGGAGTCACTGTCCAGGTCGTTCTCACTGTGGCTCTGCCCATCCAGCACGTTGTCTGCcgaggagagggaggagagggagctgCACCGGGAGAAGCAGATTGGGGTGTCCTCCACTGAGTACTTCTGCACCGACTCCTGCTCCACTGTGGCTGGCGGGTGGGCAGGCAGTTTCTCTGGGATCTTGCTCAATGTCTCAGCCGTCTGCAGCAGCGCCGGAGGGAGCCAGGCTTGCTTTCTGCCCAGGAGGGAGGGGTGGTGGCCGGCGCTGGCAGCCGCGCCACTCTTGGCCAGGGTCTCGAGCAGGGGGACGTGCTGGTAGGACGGGGAGAGTTTGATGGTGTGGACCTGGGGGTCAGGGGAGAGCTTGCTGCCCGCCTCCTTCTTCCACTCGGGCTCCTTCTCcagtgccctggggctggggaatgTCACCGTCTTCTTGGCCCGTTCGGGCAGGTCTCGCTGCTCCAGCTTGTCCGGCTCAGCCGGGTCTCTGCCCTTGAGCGTGGGGGGTTCGACCCGCTCTGGTTTGCCACCCAGGATGCTCTTGAGGTCGAGCCGGCTCGGCCGCTTCTGGTACCGCTGCAGCTCGTCCCGATAGTCGAGGAAGGCGGCCCTGGTGCAGGGCTTCATGTGCTCCTTGGTGCAGTAGCCGTCGCTGGTGCTGCCGCTGTTGAGGCTGTCATTGGACAGGCTGGTGTAGGCGGTCTTCAGCCGCAGCAGCGTGTGTGCCCGGCTCAGGCTCTCCCGCTTGGCAAAGCCACTGGTGTCCGAGAGGCGGCACGGCGAGCAGGACTGGGCGCGTGCCTCGTGCACCTCCTCGGGGCCGTACTGCCAGTCCAGGCAGTGGTCCTCCGAGCTGAGGCTGAAGCTGTCATCTGAGGACGTGTGCATGGTAGAGATGTCCTCCACCAGCTTGTCGATCTTGGCCACCGTGCTGGAGATCTTGTTGGCCAACTTCTCAGCAGCCAGCGAGACGTCATCCTCTGGCAGTGCCGGCTTCTTGGGCTCGGCCGGCTTGCCGCTGCCGTCCTTCTCTGGCTCCGGGCATCGCCTCTGCGCCAGCACCCGGGGCAGCGCCTGCccctggaggaaggaggagttGAGGAACATGGAGAGGACAGAGGCACTGGCCGTCTCCACGCCGGTGGAGATGTTGGGCACCTCATCATCATCGAAGCAGCCAGAGTCAGAGGCGTAGTCCTTCACCAGGCTCTCCATGTGCCGCGTCGGCTTCTTCACGCTCTGGCTTTTCAGGCTCTGCTTCTCCATGGTGTCGAAGGTCTCGGCCAAGTGCTTGGCATCCAGCTCAGCCTCCAGCGCCTTCTGCTTGCGCATGTAGAGCGAGGGCATGCAGGAACCTGGCGAGACGACGGCCGTGTCCTTGTACTTGGGGGGCCGGTTGGTGAGGAGGTTGCGGAGCGCAGCCGCACTGCCCATGGCGATCATCTTGTGCTTGGAGTGGATGAGGTTGCGCAGCATGCTGACCGCCCCCAGgtcccagagcagctcctggtCATGGGGGCTGCGGGCAGACAGGTTCCAGAGGGTGCCACAGGCATTGCTGACGATGGTGAGGCTGTGCGAGcgcaggtgctgcagcagcgtCTGCAGGCAGTTGTGGTCCCGGAGTACCTGCCTGCAGGATGGGGGGGATACCTGGCCATCAGGACGGTCCCTGACCCTCCTCCACGCCACCGTCCCCACCCCACGGCAACCCTCACCTGTAGTCCTCCCGCGTGGCGATGAGGCTGGAGACATTCCTGAGGATGCCACCGCCGCTCTCGATGATGGCCAGCGAGTTGCTCTGGCACTTGTAGGTGAGGGTGCTCACCAGGAAGCCCAGGGCTCCCTCCACCCCGCAGATGGCAGCTttgttctctgtgctgtgcGCGGACAGGTTCCACAGCGCGCTCAGGACGCTCTTCAACGTGGACTCCTGTCCCGGGGACACACACATACGCACCCATCACCCCCCGTCCGGCTGCCCTGGCACCTGCTGCCACCCGCTCCAGTGCTCACCTTGCCAGCGTGCAGCGCGCACCGTGTCAGCCCAGTCACGCTGCCCACCTCACGCAGCACCTtcttgctgttgatgtcagctCTCCAGGAGAGGTTCCTCAGGATGCTGGAGACCACCTGGGAGGGCAGAGcggggtgggtgtgtgtggggacCATCCCCTTTCCCGGGGGAGCCCCCCACACTGCCAGCACCAACCTGGTGCAGCTCCTCACTGTCGGAGCCCAGCTGAGCCACGATGGCCTTCATGCAGCCCCGGCGGGAGCACAGCGTTGCCTGTGGggaggatgaggatggtgaGGGTGATGCCGTGACCCCTGCTTGGTGCTGCTACACCCCCCTCTCCACCGTCCCCCCCAACCTTGTTGACCACATCGCCGAAGGTGAGGTTGGTGAGAGCCATCCCCGCGTAGCGCCGCAGTGCCAAATTGAGGGGGTCGTTTGTCATCTTGTGCATCTCGTAGtccacctgcagcagctcggccactgcctgcagcccacctgtggggcaggatggggggtCACTTTGGAAAGGGatacccccccacccctgccacaccctccccagcactgctgctgcagcaccaggaggAGGGTGGGCAGGGATGGCTGCGGTGCCAAAGGGATGGAGCCCCCAGCCCGGTGCTCACCCAGCTCGTTCATGGCCCGCCGGTACTCCTCATCGAAGGAGAGCTTCATGATGGCACAGGTGGCCTGGCAGATCTGGGGCTCGATGGGCACTGGCACTGTGGGGAGAAAGGGGGGTCAGCCCCAGGGTCCAGCACCAAAAGTCTCCCCTATTGCCCCCCACCTCTAGCACATGTGGATGCTCATGGCCGCGTGCACTGCCATAGAACcatgtaggttggaaaagggtcagaaaagacctttgagatcagGTCCAACGGCAGCCACACACGGGTGTACGCACAGGCTGGCACCCCACTTGCCCCCGTACCCGCGCTGCCCTCAGGGTCTTTTtctccatccctgctctgcATCTGCAGCCAGTCCCAGCAGGTCTCCGAGTAGGAGCGGATCTGCTCCAGCACGTGCAGCACCCGCATCTCCTTCTTGGCCTGGCCCTCGTCAGGCTGGGAGAAGACGATGTTGTGGAGGGCGGCGTTGGCACGCATGCGGGCGTCCTTGGCGCCAGTGGGGCTCTCGGGGGGGCCCGGCTCGCCGTCTGAGTCGTGCAGGATCTGGAtgagcaggggcaggcagcctgACTTGCGCATGGCCAAGCAGCTCTCCTGCGAGCTGGACATGGCCAGCAGCGTGCGGGACATGTCGTCTTTGTCACGTGTGGCCAGCATGGACAGGAGCCAGAAGACCACCTCCACCTGCAGGAGGGGGACTCGGGGTTACAcacagccacccccacccccccaaacccctgccaccccagccaggctctggcaCGGCTGCCCCTCAccttgctgctgcccccctcctCGGGGTGGGTTGGGGGGTCCAGGCTGCCATCCCCCTCCATGCCCAGTGCCTTCCcgcagagctgcagaggaggggGCAGATGAGGGGCGGGTTGCAATGCATCCACCCCCATCCCAgtgcccagccccctcccagcgTTTCAGGAACCCACTGGTGCCACTCAGTTTGGCAGCCATTGCAATTGTTGCTTTCATCAATGCCAGGGCTGTATTTTAAGCTGGGATCGGGGCTGATTGGCACcgaggggtgggggtgggggtggtgctGCCACAGCAGTAGGCTCAGGAAAGGAAGAGTGTGGGTGAGGCGAGTGGGGCAGGCAGCATGGAGTGTGCTACAGCTGAGCCCACGGAGCTGTTTGCATGGGTTGGCATCGGAGGGGATGTGGGGAGGCTGGGGTgatgagggagctgggggtgatGGAGGGCTGGAGGTGATGGAGGAGCCGTGGGTGATGGAGGGGCTGTGGGTGATGGAGGGCTGAGGGTGATTGAGGAGCCATGGGTGATGGAGAGCTGGTATTGATGAAGGGGCTATGAGTGATGGAGGGCTGTGGGTGATGGAGAGGCTGGTGATGATGGAGGGCTGGGGGTGATGGAGGGGCCGTGGGTGATGGAGGGGCTGTGGGTGATGGAGGGGCTGAGGATGATGGAGTAGCTGGGGACAATGGAGCAGCCATGGGATTATGGAGGGCCCAGAGATGCTGGCAGTGCCGTGGCAATAGTGGGGTGGCTGCCCCGGCAGCTCTGGCAGATGCTGCGGAGCCACCATCgcccgcctgcccgcccgcccgctgcGCTCCATGGCCTACTTCTCGTCTCCATGGCAACTGCCCATTTCACGGTGCCCGAGCCACACAAAGCCCTGGCTGTGCCGCCGGCGGGAGATGGGGACAGCGCGGGGACCATGCGGGGGGCTGGCCTGGCCCCGCCACCCTCCCCAGGCTCCAGCGCTccgcgggggctgggggcagggccCGGTGGTGGCCCCTGGCCCCATCCCTGCTACCTGCGGCTCCGGCTGCTGCACCTTGTCCTGCGCCTCCATCAGCTCTTTGTCGATCTGCTCCAGCCGGGATGCCCGGATCTGGGGGGGGCAAAGCAGATGTCCAtgagggctgggggctgggacaCCCCCCTCCGCCTCCCCAGGACCCTCAGCACCCCCAGAGCCAGGCATGAGGGTgcacggggctggggcagccggAGGCAATGCGCCAgggtgcgtggggctgggggtgggtgcGTAAGCGTTGCATGGAGCTGGGTGCAAGGAGCTGGTGCAAGGCTGTGAGCGTGCAAGGAGCTGGGTGTGAGGGTGCAAGGAGCTGTGTGTGATGGACACGAGTTGGTGCAAGTGTACAAGGAGCTGGTGCAAGGCTGCAAGGAGCTGCATGGGATGGACACAAGAAGCTGGTGCAAGGCTGCAAGGAGCTGGTGCAAGGGTGTGAGGGTGCAAGGAGCTGGTGCAAGCGTGCGAGGGTGCAAGGAGCTGCATGTGATGGACAGACACAAGGAGCTGGGTGTGAGAGTGCGAAGAGCTGGCTGTGAGCGTGCACAGCCCTCTGTGCACGGTTGCACAGCCCTTGGTGCAAGGTTGCATGGTGCTGAGCACGAGGGTGCATGGGACTGGGTGCACAGAGCTGGGTGTGAGGCTGCATGGAGCTGGGTGCAAGGGCGCGTGGGGTTGAGCCGGTTGGGATGGGGCAGCGGGAGTCCCCCCGGGGTGCACGacgggaggagggggagggatgGCTCCCCCACCCTGACCTGCGCCCGCTGCACCATCTCATCTGCCGTGCCGAAGCGCTCCTCCATCAGCGAGCGGATGTGCTGGGCCTcgaactgcagctgctgccggATCAGATCCATCTGCATGGAGAActgaggggggcgggggggggggggggggggggggggcagcatgAGGCGGGCAGGGTCCTGCCTGCACCccgaggcctgggcaggggggtgccgGGCTGCCCCCCACTCACCGTCTCCACGTGCGGCAGCTCATCCAGGCGCgtggccaggctctgcagctgcgCGTAGTACCacaccttctccttctcctccttctcaaTCTCCCCCAGCAGAAAGCACctggggaggcggggggagcccCGTCAGCACAGCCCCCGACCCCCCCGGCCCCATGCATCCCCCCCACAGCCATCACCTCTCCCGGTCAAGCTCCTCCAGCATCCGGAGGGTGGCTCTGCCCAGGTCCCCAGTGCCATCCCGGTGGGACACGGGTGGCAGCAGGCTGTCCTTGTCACTGCGCCCAGCGCAGGCCACCTCCGC
This genomic window contains:
- the APC2 gene encoding adenomatous polyposis coli protein 2 isoform X1 gives rise to the protein MSGSIASYDQLVRQVEALKKENSHLRRELEDNSNHLSKLENETSDMKEVLKHLQGKLEQEARVMVSSGQTEVLDQLKALQMDITSLYNLKFPAEVACAGRSDKDSLLPPVSHRDGTGDLGRATLRMLEELDRERCFLLGEIEKEEKEKVWYYAQLQSLATRLDELPHVETFSMQMDLIRQQLQFEAQHIRSLMEERFGTADEMVQRAQIRASRLEQIDKELMEAQDKVQQPEPQLCGKALGMEGDGSLDPPTHPEEGGSSKVEVVFWLLSMLATRDKDDMSRTLLAMSSSQESCLAMRKSGCLPLLIQILHDSDGEPGPPESPTGAKDARMRANAALHNIVFSQPDEGQAKKEMRVLHVLEQIRSYSETCWDWLQMQSRDGEKDPEGSAVPVPIEPQICQATCAIMKLSFDEEYRRAMNELGGLQAVAELLQVDYEMHKMTNDPLNLALRRYAGMALTNLTFGDVVNKATLCSRRGCMKAIVAQLGSDSEELHQVVSSILRNLSWRADINSKKVLREVGSVTGLTRCALHAGKESTLKSVLSALWNLSAHSTENKAAICGVEGALGFLVSTLTYKCQSNSLAIIESGGGILRNVSSLIATREDYRQVLRDHNCLQTLLQHLRSHSLTIVSNACGTLWNLSARSPHDQELLWDLGAVSMLRNLIHSKHKMIAMGSAAALRNLLTNRPPKYKDTAVVSPGSCMPSLYMRKQKALEAELDAKHLAETFDTMEKQSLKSQSVKKPTRHMESLVKDYASDSGCFDDDEVPNISTGVETASASVLSMFLNSSFLQGQALPRVLAQRRCPEPEKDGSGKPAEPKKPALPEDDVSLAAEKLANKISSTVAKIDKLVEDISTMHTSSDDSFSLSSEDHCLDWQYGPEEVHEARAQSCSPCRLSDTSGFAKRESLSRAHTLLRLKTAYTSLSNDSLNSGSTSDGYCTKEHMKPCTRAAFLDYRDELQRYQKRPSRLDLKSILGGKPERVEPPTLKGRDPAEPDKLEQRDLPERAKKTVTFPSPRALEKEPEWKKEAGSKLSPDPQVHTIKLSPSYQHVPLLETLAKSGAAASAGHHPSLLGRKQAWLPPALLQTAETLSKIPEKLPAHPPATVEQESVQKYSVEDTPICFSRCSSLSSLSSADNVLDGQSHSENDLDSDSSLEILEMEEGDVEGEDGRQEKEKAGDADPVTLVGISQPITIPFPKRDKIFLRESSPSRQEDLTPSSSSENYIQETPLVMSRCSSVSSLGSFESPSIASSIQSDPCSEMISGTISPSELPDSPGQTMPPSRSKTPLFELGCQPEKETSQFNIQWENNVKKFMEITDFKERFQLPQDLDSMVYFTVEKPNENFSCASSLSALPLHEHYVQKDVELKLMPTFPEKNNLNFVAHEKREERREERYLEGGRRRAERPEPPSDDDIEILKECISSAMPSRFRKVKTSLLSGQVLHPQTKKPVHVPVYMLVPAHTHPSVPKHLRATARDLFKDDDSFTDSADGTPVNFSSAASLSDETLRYPAAEEAERPRSLGTGHPAGVLPEGHREVGSTSTVTARRAASGSSAPARLSSACKGKAGSSRGQGGEGKWGQNLPKSGASLELEVGRSSGPPGRKDAPQEDGVAFQSLCHTTPTEEAVYCFYEQDSDELPEVGREVSQPGRAPRQERWGSSIPRREPEPGPQPAKVKPQNNLIADETPPCYSLSSSMSSLSDANLSDGEERGQPCVKAPRLWSATAAGQAQGGSPSSPSLNSEDDLLQKCIGSAMPKRRRPSARRRMVERKQKPLGTGGRERKGEGRHRPAEDVGSDQGSDLDSVEWQAIQEGANSIVTWLHQAAASLSREPSSESDSILSFMSGLSVGSTLQLSLGRQEKKRAGSAASRDAARREHSKSRPEKKDAPGARPTGRGGTRVERSPAPTKPVPNLPVVFRGRTVIYMPSLAKDTPSPRATPKKSPMAKPEAPPAKNLSLSQQRSRSLHRLGKPPETSDLALPKRSTTPPARIGKRPPSSGSSRTSTPSQHAPKKLPSPSQLTKQGPPAAGKGGGSSSPQGAPAKVPAPKSPAPKQSKTQKSPVRIPFMQKPSRKVLPGRGAMPVLEEQADGGKARGGGPGGPGGSRLNLVRMSSTRSSGSDSDRSGFLRQLTFIKESSSLLLRHRTELSMAQPDASLPRRASPQRSRAVLPAVFLCSSRCEELKAAKPGSPSPRPLVPRAQPGSKVPTGVKPPRRTSSESPSRLPVKTSIPMPEPFKRYSSSPNISVARRTGSPSSVLSAHSEASAQRRQTEAVAGGQPAKPPVVVMKGTWRRIRDEDIPHILKSTLPSSALPLAGASEEENPSTPSPRKTSDAVVQTEDFSTTKTNSSTSPTLETREGPPHSRATCDGEALAPTKAALPISFGHEAPAGTFPASRHGSPSRAARVTPFNYVPSPMAVTVVADKAVEKIQA